In one Sphingomonas sp. AP4-R1 genomic region, the following are encoded:
- a CDS encoding TonB-dependent receptor, producing the protein MHKAYYLSSISLFAAVISSASYARTADSPALSVSSSQNADSPQTSASSDSSSEISQAADIVVTGSLSATTIERAPISITAVDNTKIRQQSPLSAAELLKNVPGVFVNSAFGEARAVVYSRGVSANSLDASGGYFYVSLQEDGLPVEGMLASNFGPDYFTRTDLYLDRLEALRGGTAAIVGPNAPGGVFNYKSRDGDHRPGTEISAKVGLEGDGRNPYYRADAYTGGRIGGTNLSYAVGGFYRHSDGARDAGYAFNYGGQIRGNLKWDYGNGTLTLSGKFLDDHISFPEFLPAFNYADPKIAAPFNNYSSVLPARSKHAYANGTGGQESYDAADLVHTRAQSIGLSWTHDINDDWHIANNARFSHNTSDWATGANTFAVPLTDPTGNRYLGVNGLSGVLTYRDRDSGATLARVSTNGSSYSVLSNNLPNQQILANGVINESAFAQKYRATEFQDQFTLSGSIGNHKVTVGTYIFLGRLNRQVLDGGVGFAQLTNKPQMLDVTLTTPGGTVYQVTDPSGFGNHLGLNFGQGFRGTQNNFAGFAGDTWQVTDKLSIDVGVRGELLDYDVTNTVARPYTGNRLTDGGVDGNPLTLYDNATYSYFPVRAKRNFGYVNFSAAATYQWTNEFQTYVRYTDGKKAPDFRLISNINTIAAVNTVFPVSQRIQQAEIGIKYQRRGLSLQAYPFYSKLTKVFDVTLLTDENNIQYTPPPVYGQIETYGVEFQGNVDLTRQLNLYAAVTLQNPKASGFGAYSAGPTASRFDDVLTMTPKGDADNNPKIIVRSTATYTPKEGLSLFATYSYLGKRAANRNNAFYLPGFSTVDAGISYDVTSRFNIQFNVNNVFNNYGILSWAKGGGFTEALNRQNLTKADVAANPNQLIAVIPSPPRAFFLTGSYKF; encoded by the coding sequence TTGCACAAAGCATATTATCTATCTTCAATTAGCTTATTTGCTGCTGTCATTTCCAGTGCATCTTATGCCAGGACGGCGGATTCCCCGGCATTATCCGTTTCATCTTCGCAAAATGCCGACTCGCCGCAGACATCCGCTTCCAGCGATTCGAGCAGTGAAATTTCACAAGCCGCGGATATTGTCGTCACCGGCTCGCTGAGCGCCACGACCATCGAACGCGCGCCGATCTCGATCACGGCTGTGGACAACACCAAGATCCGCCAACAGAGCCCGCTGAGCGCGGCCGAACTGCTTAAGAACGTTCCAGGCGTGTTCGTGAACTCGGCGTTCGGCGAAGCTCGCGCGGTTGTCTATTCGCGCGGCGTATCCGCCAACTCACTCGATGCATCGGGTGGCTATTTTTACGTGTCACTTCAGGAAGATGGCCTTCCGGTCGAAGGAATGCTCGCCAGCAACTTCGGCCCTGATTATTTCACGCGAACAGACCTGTATCTTGACCGTCTCGAGGCGCTGCGCGGCGGCACGGCCGCGATCGTTGGCCCTAACGCCCCGGGCGGCGTGTTCAACTACAAGTCGCGCGACGGAGACCATCGACCGGGCACCGAGATATCTGCCAAGGTCGGCTTGGAAGGGGATGGCCGTAACCCATATTATCGTGCGGACGCCTATACCGGCGGCCGGATCGGAGGCACGAACCTCTCCTATGCCGTCGGCGGCTTCTATCGGCACAGCGACGGAGCTCGCGACGCCGGCTATGCATTCAATTATGGCGGCCAGATCCGTGGCAATCTCAAATGGGACTATGGCAACGGCACGCTGACGCTTTCGGGCAAATTCCTCGACGATCATATCAGCTTTCCCGAGTTCCTGCCCGCGTTCAACTATGCGGATCCGAAGATCGCGGCGCCCTTCAATAACTATTCGTCCGTCCTGCCTGCGCGCTCCAAACATGCCTACGCGAACGGCACCGGAGGGCAGGAATCCTACGATGCTGCAGACCTGGTCCATACTCGAGCCCAGTCGATCGGACTTTCCTGGACCCACGACATTAACGACGACTGGCACATCGCCAACAATGCGCGTTTCTCACACAACACGTCGGACTGGGCCACGGGCGCCAATACCTTTGCCGTCCCGCTCACGGACCCCACGGGTAACCGCTATCTCGGCGTGAACGGATTGAGCGGCGTGTTGACCTATCGCGATCGAGACTCGGGCGCGACGCTTGCGAGAGTGTCGACCAACGGATCCAGCTACAGCGTGCTGAGCAACAATCTGCCGAACCAGCAGATTCTCGCCAACGGCGTCATCAACGAGTCTGCATTCGCTCAGAAATATCGCGCCACCGAGTTTCAAGACCAGTTCACCCTGTCGGGGTCGATCGGAAACCACAAGGTGACGGTTGGTACCTACATCTTCCTCGGGCGCCTCAACCGGCAGGTTCTCGATGGCGGCGTGGGTTTCGCGCAACTGACGAACAAGCCACAGATGCTCGACGTGACGCTGACCACGCCCGGCGGCACGGTCTACCAGGTCACCGACCCGTCCGGCTTCGGCAATCATCTCGGCCTGAATTTCGGCCAGGGCTTCCGCGGCACCCAGAACAACTTCGCAGGCTTCGCGGGCGATACCTGGCAGGTGACCGACAAGCTCAGCATCGACGTGGGCGTCCGTGGCGAACTCCTTGATTATGACGTCACCAACACAGTAGCCCGCCCTTACACCGGCAACCGGCTGACCGATGGTGGCGTGGACGGCAATCCACTCACGCTCTACGATAACGCGACGTACAGCTATTTCCCGGTCCGGGCAAAACGCAACTTCGGCTATGTCAACTTCTCTGCGGCGGCCACCTATCAATGGACGAATGAGTTCCAGACCTACGTCCGCTACACGGATGGCAAGAAGGCGCCAGACTTCCGCCTGATCTCCAACATAAACACCATTGCGGCCGTGAACACCGTGTTTCCCGTCTCGCAGCGCATCCAGCAGGCCGAGATCGGGATCAAGTATCAGCGGCGCGGCCTCAGCCTCCAAGCCTATCCGTTCTACAGCAAACTGACAAAGGTGTTCGACGTCACGCTGCTGACCGATGAGAACAATATCCAGTATACGCCGCCGCCGGTTTATGGGCAGATCGAGACGTATGGCGTCGAGTTCCAAGGCAATGTCGATCTGACACGACAGCTGAATCTCTATGCCGCGGTCACGTTGCAGAACCCCAAGGCATCGGGTTTTGGTGCCTATAGCGCCGGCCCAACAGCATCGCGGTTTGACGATGTTCTGACGATGACGCCCAAAGGCGACGCGGACAACAATCCAAAGATCATCGTTCGTTCGACAGCGACCTACACGCCAAAGGAAGGTCTATCGCTCTTCGCCACATACAGCTACCTTGGCAAGCGCGCGGCCAATCGTAACAATGCCTTTTATCTGCCGGGCTTCAGCACGGTCGATGCTGGCATTTCGTACGATGTGACATCTCGGTTCAACATTCAGTTCAATGTGAACAATGTCTTCAACAACTATGGCATCCTGTCGTGGGCGAAGGGGGGCGGCTTTACAGAGGCGCTCAATCGCCAGAACCTCACCAAGGCGGACGTTGCCGCCAATCCGAACCAGCTGATCGCCGTTATTCCGTCGCCTCCTCGGGCCTTCTTCCTGACGGGTAGCTACAAGTTCTGA
- a CDS encoding GntR family transcriptional regulator, with protein sequence MQASLSEQAYDKLEMLIVTSDLAPGERTKLSELEEVSGFRRTPVHDAVKRLAVARLIQVLPRAGLRIAPLDLEEERLLLPVRIEMEALAAKLAAQRADTGCREALAQTAAMLAQGSGTMSLAEFNVVDRDINALVLKASDEPLLGNTLMPLQTLYRRSGWLFHSRLGSRESLDETIAMHLTLVNTVLNGDPIEAEQIVRSMLSEVYGVLAKLSPRPRAAR encoded by the coding sequence GTGCAGGCAAGCCTCTCTGAACAAGCCTATGATAAGCTGGAGATGCTGATCGTCACATCCGACCTAGCCCCTGGCGAACGAACAAAACTGAGTGAATTGGAGGAAGTATCCGGTTTTCGGCGAACTCCGGTTCACGACGCGGTCAAGCGTTTGGCCGTCGCTCGACTCATACAGGTTTTGCCGCGCGCAGGTCTGCGGATCGCACCGCTCGACCTTGAGGAAGAGCGCCTCCTCCTTCCGGTTCGCATCGAGATGGAGGCGCTCGCGGCCAAGCTCGCTGCGCAACGCGCCGACACCGGTTGCCGCGAGGCGTTGGCGCAGACTGCTGCAATGCTTGCACAAGGCTCAGGCACCATGTCGCTTGCCGAATTCAATGTGGTCGATCGAGATATTAACGCGCTGGTACTCAAGGCGTCCGACGAGCCGCTGCTGGGAAACACGCTCATGCCGCTGCAAACGTTATATCGCCGGTCCGGCTGGCTGTTTCATTCGCGCCTGGGATCACGCGAAAGCCTGGACGAAACGATCGCGATGCACCTGACGCTGGTGAACACTGTTCTCAACGGAGACCCCATCGAGGCTGAGCAAATCGTACGCTCGATGCTCTCCGAGGTTTACGGCGTACTCGCCAAGCTCTCCCCCCGCCCCAGGGCGGCTCGCTAG
- a CDS encoding GntR family transcriptional regulator — MALVIRNLSSQIVELVRDRILSGSVAGDGPIRQDALAAELGVSKIPLREALGRLEQEGLVRSETNRGFFVRTLNAEEVEEAYEARLALEPDVVGIAALRATDGEQRLAIATCDALNQTTEMGVGVSAFNRSFHLALIRPSRQSIRISILERLHVLSEVYMRKHLEPLRRDGRANEEHHSLLQAWLARDQVKTADLMHAHINQTLLDFRQQLSRHAGKTKSMGMP, encoded by the coding sequence ATGGCGCTCGTTATCAGGAACCTTTCCAGCCAAATTGTCGAGCTCGTTCGCGATCGCATTCTGTCTGGAAGCGTGGCTGGTGACGGGCCGATCCGCCAGGACGCACTCGCTGCTGAGCTAGGCGTGAGCAAAATTCCCCTACGCGAAGCGCTCGGCCGCCTTGAACAGGAAGGTCTGGTCCGTTCAGAAACCAATCGCGGGTTTTTCGTCCGAACGTTGAATGCCGAGGAGGTGGAAGAGGCTTATGAGGCACGCCTCGCCCTCGAGCCAGATGTTGTGGGAATTGCTGCTTTGAGAGCGACTGACGGTGAGCAGCGGCTTGCGATCGCAACCTGCGATGCGCTTAATCAAACGACTGAGATGGGCGTCGGGGTTAGCGCCTTCAATCGCTCGTTTCATCTTGCCCTCATCCGCCCGAGCCGACAGTCGATCAGGATCAGCATTCTCGAGAGGCTCCACGTTTTGTCCGAGGTCTATATGCGCAAGCATCTCGAGCCCCTCCGCCGAGACGGGCGGGCGAATGAAGAACACCATTCGCTGCTGCAAGCCTGGCTCGCGCGCGATCAGGTCAAGACCGCAGACCTGATGCATGCTCATATCAACCAGACGCTTCTTGACTTCCGTCAGCAGTTGTCCCGCCATGCCGGCAAAACGAAGAGCATGGGAATGCCATAG